TTCATCCAAGCAGTACCCGAACACCCGCACGACCCGGAGGCACTCTTCAACCTCATGTCGGGCATCCTGGGTCTGGCACCTTTCCCCGGCCCTGAGGCGGCAGCATCCCGGTCTCCGCTGGACGCCTCTTTTTCCGCAGGCCCCGACGCCTTGCTACCGGGTCCCCCGGACCTTTACTCCCCGGATCTGGGCGCTGCCGCCTTCCCAGAGGCGTTCTGGGAAGCTTCATCCTCGGCAGGCGCCCCCTCACAGTGCCTGTATGAGCCTCAGCTCTCCCCGCCCGACGTCAAGCCAGGCCTCCGGGCGCCCCCGGCCTCCCCTGCTCTGGACACTGCCTCGGCCTTCAAAGGCCCCTACGCTCCCTGGGAGCTGCTCTCAGCTGGAGCCCCAGGGAGCTGTGGGTCTCAGGGAGGCTACCAGGCCGCCCCCGACGCCCGTTTCCCCTCGATGGGGGCCAAGATTGAAGACCTGCTGTCCATCAGCTGCCCGGCGGAGCTGCCAGCCGGTCCCGCCAACAGACTCTACCCCACGGGGTCTTACGACGCTTTCCCGCTGGCCGCAGGTGACTTAGGAGAGGTGGCTGAGGGCCTCCCGGGTCTCCTGACCCCTCctagtggggatggggggagtaGCGGCGACGGTGGAGAGTTTCTGGCGGGTACTCAGGCTCAGGTTTCTCCCCTGGGCCTTCGCAGCACCGCGGCGGACTTCCCGAAACCTCTGGTGGCAGACATCACTGGGAGCAGTGGCGTGGCCGAGCCTCCGGGGCCACCGCCACCGGCCCCATTCCCACCCACCAAGGCGCGGCGCAAGGGGCGCCGGGGCGGCAAGTGCAGCGCGCGCTGCTTCTGCCCGCGGCCTCACGCCAAGGCCTTTGCTTGCCCAGTGGAAACCTGTGTGCGCAGCTTTGCGCGCTCCGACGAGCTCAACCGCCACCTGCGCATCCACACGGGCCACAAGCCCTTCCAGTGCCGCATCTGCCTCCGCAATTTCAGCCGAAGCGACCACCTTACCACCCACGTGCGCACTCACACGGGTGAGAAACCCTTTGCCTGCGACGTGTGCGGCCGCCGCTTCGCGCGCAGTgatgaaaagaaaaggcacagCAAGGTGCACCTCAAGCAGAAGGCGCGCGCGGAGGAGCGGCTCAAGGGCCTTGGTTTTTACTCTTTGGGCCTCTCTTTCGCCGCCCTGTGAGGGGGAAATGGGTTTGTAGTTTGAGACGCTGCCGCCCGGCACGAAAGAGGAGACTTGGCCcgaccccccacccaccccttttCCGGCACGTCCCGGGGCCTGCCTCTGGTCCCGC
The window above is part of the Lutra lutra chromosome 9, mLutLut1.2, whole genome shotgun sequence genome. Proteins encoded here:
- the EGR4 gene encoding early growth response protein 4 isoform X1, which encodes MAVARGVGSPEPARPLLYKWGGRGSGEPGCALEKRGAAARGRSRRARAPRPPVPFPKGEHLEPGARVLGCVRHRAPQQLASPSPARSQAQRARPPAPRSRRRAMLHLSEFSGPDALLVKSTEGCCAEPSTELSRLPGRDAPATAGYPGAGDFLSWALSSCSAGGDLADSCFLEGPAPTPPPGLSYSGSFFIQAVPEHPHDPEALFNLMSGILGLAPFPGPEAAASRSPLDASFSAGPDALLPGPPDLYSPDLGAAAFPEAFWEASSSAGAPSQCLYEPQLSPPDVKPGLRAPPASPALDTASAFKGPYAPWELLSAGAPGSCGSQGGYQAAPDARFPSMGAKIEDLLSISCPAELPAGPANRLYPTGSYDAFPLAAGDLGEVAEGLPGLLTPPSGDGGSSGDGGEFLAGTQAQVSPLGLRSTAADFPKPLVADITGSSGVAEPPGPPPPAPFPPTKARRKGRRGGKCSARCFCPRPHAKAFACPVETCVRSFARSDELNRHLRIHTGHKPFQCRICLRNFSRSDHLTTHVRTHTGEKPFACDVCGRRFARSDEKKRHSKVHLKQKARAEERLKGLGFYSLGLSFAAL
- the EGR4 gene encoding early growth response protein 4 isoform X2: MLHLSEFSGPDALLVKSTEGCCAEPSTELSRLPGRDAPATAGYPGGDFLSWALSSCSAGGDLADSCFLEGPAPTPPPGLSYSGSFFIQAVPEHPHDPEALFNLMSGILGLAPFPGPEAAASRSPLDASFSAGPDALLPGPPDLYSPDLGAAAFPEAFWEASSSAGAPSQCLYEPQLSPPDVKPGLRAPPASPALDTASAFKGPYAPWELLSAGAPGSCGSQGGYQAAPDARFPSMGAKIEDLLSISCPAELPAGPANRLYPTGSYDAFPLAAGDLGEVAEGLPGLLTPPSGDGGSSGDGGEFLAGTQAQVSPLGLRSTAADFPKPLVADITGSSGVAEPPGPPPPAPFPPTKARRKGRRGGKCSARCFCPRPHAKAFACPVETCVRSFARSDELNRHLRIHTGHKPFQCRICLRNFSRSDHLTTHVRTHTGEKPFACDVCGRRFARSDEKKRHSKVHLKQKARAEERLKGLGFYSLGLSFAAL